From the genome of Uranotaenia lowii strain MFRU-FL chromosome 1, ASM2978415v1, whole genome shotgun sequence, one region includes:
- the LOC129738098 gene encoding uncharacterized protein K02A2.6-like, protein MRRNLRERLWWPRMDDDVQKKVKLCLGCTVVSRQNPPEPMIRSEMPERAWQDIAIDFFTAKEYATFLVVVDYFSRFLKVIEMKGTSASKTIDALETIFNEHAYPESIRCDNGPPFSSDQFSEYCLKKNVRLIKCIPYWPQMNGLVERQNQGILKTLRIAKATKSDWKKAIKEYVYMHNTTPNSVTGKAPLELMTGRPVKDMLPSLRTERLSNKNEEISDRDAILKMKGKLYADARRQARPSDIKKET, encoded by the exons ATGCGCCGAAATCTAAGAGAAAGATTATGGTGGCCACGTATGGACGATGATGTTCAGAAGAAAGTTAAGCTTTGTCTTGGTTGTACCGTTGTAAGTCGACAAAATCCCCCTGAGCCAATGATCCGGAGTGAGATGCCGGAACGTGCTTGGCAGGACATTGCGATAGATTTTTTTACGGCTAAGGAGTATGCAACTTTTCTAGTGGTTGTAGATTACTTTAGTCGGTTCCTTAAAGTAATCGAAATGAAGGGGacatcagcttcaaaaactatAGATGCACTGGAAACCATTTTCAACGAACATGCCTATCCAGAGAGCATTCGGTGTGACAATGGTCCACCATTCTCAAGTGATCAATTTTCGGAATATTGTTTAAAGAAAAACGTCCGATTGATTAAATGTATCCCGTACTGGCCGCAGATGAATGGGCTTGTAGAGCGGCAGAACCAGGGAATCCTGAAGACTCTCCGGATAGCCAAAGCCACAAAGAGTGACTGGAAGAAAGCCATTAAGGAATACGTGTATATGCACAATACTACACCTAATTCGGTAACAGGTAAAGCCCCTCTGGAGCTCATGACAGGTCGTCCGGTGAAAGACATGCTTCCATCTTTGCGAACGGAAAGGTTAAGTAATAAAAACGAAGAAATAAGCGACAGGGATGCCATATTGAAGATGAAAGGCAAACTGTATGCCGATGCCCGCAGACAAGCACGACCATCTGATATTAAAAAAG AAACCTGA